A region of Streptomyces cinnamoneus DNA encodes the following proteins:
- a CDS encoding DNA-formamidopyrimidine glycosylase family protein, protein MPEGDTVWRTARDLHDALAGEPLIRCDLRVPKLATVDLTGRDVIEVVARGKHLLTRFAGGLTLHSHLGMDGAWRIHSVGERRHGGGGPHHQIRAILANSGHTAVGYRLPVLDLLRTPDESTVVGHLGPDLLGPDWDAGEAVRRLLSDPGRTVGEALLDQRNLAGIGNVYKSELCFLLRISPWAPVASLLDPERLVALAKKLLEANKSRTARITTADVRADRRLWVYGRADRPCRRCGSPVLRTEQGPAGQERITYWCPHCQTGPPPLAPPGPDEPNE, encoded by the coding sequence ATGCCCGAAGGAGACACCGTCTGGCGCACCGCGAGGGACCTCCACGACGCCCTGGCGGGAGAACCCCTGATCCGTTGCGACCTGCGCGTGCCCAAGCTCGCCACGGTCGACCTGACGGGCCGCGACGTGATCGAGGTCGTGGCCCGCGGCAAGCACCTGCTCACCCGGTTCGCGGGCGGCCTCACCCTGCACTCGCACCTGGGCATGGACGGGGCCTGGCGCATCCACTCCGTCGGCGAGCGCCGGCACGGCGGCGGGGGTCCGCACCACCAGATCCGAGCGATCCTCGCCAACTCCGGCCACACGGCGGTCGGCTACCGCCTCCCCGTTCTGGACCTGCTGCGGACCCCCGACGAGTCCACCGTGGTCGGGCACCTGGGACCGGACCTGCTGGGCCCGGACTGGGACGCCGGGGAGGCGGTCCGCCGCCTGCTGTCCGACCCCGGCCGGACCGTCGGCGAGGCCCTGCTGGACCAGCGCAATCTGGCCGGCATCGGCAACGTCTACAAATCGGAGCTGTGCTTCCTGCTCCGGATCTCCCCCTGGGCGCCCGTCGCCTCCCTGCTGGACCCCGAGCGGCTGGTCGCCCTCGCCAAGAAGCTCCTGGAGGCCAACAAGTCACGCACCGCCCGCATCACCACCGCCGACGTCCGCGCGGACCGCCGGCTGTGGGTTTACGGACGCGCCGACCGCCCCTGCCGCCGCTGCGGCAGCCCGGTCCTCAGGACCGAGCAGGGCCCCGCGGGCCAGGAGCGGATCACGTACTGGTGCCCCCATTGCCAGACCGGGCCGCCGCCGCTCGCCCCGCCCGGCCCCGATGAGCCGAACGAGTGA
- a CDS encoding ATP-dependent helicase, with product MANDKAAQAAEDPAAALASFSPATRAWFTGAFTAPTTAQAGAWRAIDAGSDVLVVAPTGSGKTLAAFLASLDRLASSPPPAERQKRCRVLYVSPLKALAVDVERNLRSPLTGIRQESVRLGLPEPEIRVGIRSGDTPAAERRALITRPPDILITTPESLFLMLTSAAREALTGVETVILDEVHAVAGTKRGAHLALSLERLDTLLARPARRIGLSATVRPVDEVARYLSPQRKVEIVQPPSGKEFDLSVVVPVEDLGELGGSPVQEGGDGKERPSIWPHVEERIADLVQAHRSTIVFANSRRLAERLCNRLNEIAHERATGEPLPENHAPAQLMGGSGPAKGAPAVLARAHHGSVSKEQRALVEEDLKAGRLPAVVATSSLELGIDMGAVDLVVQVESPPSVASGLQRVGRAGHQVGAVSTGVVFPKYRGDLVQAAVVTERMRQGAIESLRVPANPLDVLAQQIVAMVSMDPWDVDELLAVVRRAAPFAALPESAYTGVLDMLAGRYPSDAFAELRPRLVWDRVAGTVTGRPGAQRLAVTSGGTIPDRGLFGVFLAGADPKKGGGRVGELDEEMVYESRVGDVFTLGTTSWRIEDITRDRVLVTPAPGTPGRLPFWKGDQLGRPLELGRALGSFLREVGGLTPEAARRRLTAAGLDAWAADNVLSYLDEQRQACGHVPDDRTIVVERFRDELGDWRVVVHSPFGAQVHAPWALALAGRLSERYGMDAQVMHADDGIVLRLPDADLMGLDLLDGDLARQGTEYDTEQSPVGATDVVFDKGEVDRVVTDQVGGSALFASRFRECAARALLLPRRNPGKRTPLWQQRQRASQLLQVAGEFGSFPIVLEAVRECLQDVFDVPGLTELMGDIEARRVRLVEVTTPEPSPFARSLLFGYVAQFLYEGDSPLAERRAAALSLDSRLLAELLGQAELRELLDPEVLTELERELQWLTEDRRVKDAEGVADLLRLLGPLTDAELAERGAEPQWARELADARRALSVRVAGRDHWAAIEDAGRLRDALGTALPVGVPEAFTEPVRDPLGDLLARFARTHGPFTSAEAAARFGLGTAVTDGALHRLAAGGRIVQGEFHPSGIGQEWCDAAVLRRLRRRSLAALRHELEPVPPATLAAFLPQWQHVGSHGLRGTDGLVRAVEQLQGAPVPASALEKLVLPGRVTDYSPAMLDELTASGEVVWAGAGALPGKDGWVSLLLADAAPLLLPAPHPLELSPVHQAVLDALSGGYGLFFRQIAERVRAASPVFEDSAGTDAQIVEALWDLAWSGRLTNDTLAPLRSLLGSGRTAGSTAHRARRPVPRGRYGAALTARTGLASASRSTASRGGPPTVAGRWSLLPEREPDPTLRAHALARTLLDRHGVVTRGAVAAEGVEGGFSAAYRVLSVFEESGQARRGYVVEGLGAAQFAMEGAVDRLRAVGTARERSGPAPEAPWDPRPAAPRATRRTVVLAAADPANAYGAALPWPEPPAGAAHKPGRKAGSLVVLLDGALALYVERGGKTVLAWPQQEGAETPGSDDPGLREAAEALASAARAGALGTVTVERINGSAALTSPLGALLEAAGFHATPRGLRLRAP from the coding sequence AGGACCCGGCAGCGGCCCTCGCCTCGTTCTCCCCCGCGACCCGCGCCTGGTTCACGGGGGCCTTCACCGCGCCCACCACCGCCCAGGCGGGGGCCTGGCGGGCGATCGACGCCGGCTCCGACGTGCTGGTCGTCGCGCCCACGGGCTCCGGCAAGACCCTGGCCGCCTTCCTCGCCTCGCTGGACCGGCTGGCCAGCAGCCCGCCGCCCGCCGAGCGGCAGAAGCGCTGCCGCGTGCTGTACGTCTCCCCGCTCAAGGCCCTCGCCGTGGACGTCGAGCGGAACCTGCGCAGTCCGCTGACCGGCATCCGCCAGGAGTCCGTGCGTCTGGGGCTGCCCGAGCCGGAGATCCGCGTCGGCATCCGCTCCGGCGACACCCCGGCCGCCGAGCGCCGGGCGCTGATCACCCGGCCGCCGGACATCCTGATCACCACCCCCGAGTCGCTGTTCCTGATGCTGACCTCCGCCGCGCGCGAGGCGCTCACCGGCGTGGAGACGGTCATCCTCGACGAGGTGCACGCCGTGGCGGGCACCAAGCGCGGCGCCCACCTCGCCCTGTCCCTGGAGCGGCTCGACACCCTGCTCGCCCGCCCGGCACGGCGCATCGGCCTGTCCGCCACGGTCCGCCCGGTGGACGAGGTGGCGCGCTATCTGTCGCCCCAGCGCAAGGTGGAGATCGTCCAGCCACCGTCCGGCAAGGAGTTCGACCTGTCGGTGGTCGTGCCCGTGGAGGACCTCGGCGAGCTGGGGGGCTCGCCCGTACAGGAGGGCGGTGACGGCAAGGAACGGCCGTCGATCTGGCCCCACGTGGAGGAGCGCATCGCCGACCTCGTCCAGGCCCACCGCTCGACGATCGTCTTCGCCAACTCCCGCCGCCTGGCCGAGCGGCTGTGCAACCGGCTCAACGAGATCGCCCACGAGCGGGCCACCGGCGAGCCCCTGCCCGAGAACCACGCCCCCGCCCAGCTGATGGGGGGCTCCGGCCCGGCCAAGGGGGCGCCCGCGGTCCTGGCCCGCGCCCACCACGGCTCGGTCTCCAAGGAGCAGCGGGCGCTGGTGGAGGAGGACCTGAAGGCCGGCCGGCTGCCGGCCGTCGTCGCCACCTCCAGCCTGGAGCTGGGCATCGACATGGGAGCGGTCGACCTGGTCGTCCAGGTCGAGTCCCCGCCGTCGGTGGCCTCCGGGCTCCAGCGGGTGGGCCGCGCCGGGCACCAGGTGGGCGCGGTGTCCACCGGCGTCGTCTTCCCCAAGTACCGGGGGGACCTGGTGCAGGCGGCCGTGGTGACCGAGCGGATGCGGCAGGGGGCCATCGAGTCGCTGCGCGTGCCCGCCAATCCGCTGGACGTGCTCGCCCAGCAGATCGTCGCCATGGTGTCCATGGACCCCTGGGACGTGGACGAGCTGCTCGCCGTGGTGCGGCGCGCGGCGCCCTTCGCCGCGCTGCCCGAGTCCGCCTACACCGGTGTGCTCGACATGCTCGCCGGACGCTATCCGTCGGACGCCTTCGCCGAGTTGCGGCCGCGGCTGGTCTGGGACCGCGTGGCCGGCACGGTGACGGGCCGCCCCGGGGCGCAGCGGCTCGCGGTCACCTCGGGCGGCACCATCCCCGACCGCGGCCTGTTCGGGGTGTTCCTGGCGGGCGCCGACCCCAAGAAGGGCGGCGGCCGCGTCGGCGAGCTGGACGAGGAGATGGTCTACGAGTCGCGGGTCGGCGACGTGTTCACCCTCGGCACCACCTCCTGGCGGATCGAGGACATCACCCGCGACCGCGTCCTCGTCACCCCCGCGCCCGGCACCCCGGGCCGGCTGCCCTTCTGGAAGGGCGACCAGCTGGGCCGCCCGCTCGAACTGGGGCGCGCGCTGGGCTCGTTCCTGCGCGAGGTCGGCGGGCTGACGCCCGAAGCGGCCCGCCGGCGGCTGACCGCCGCCGGGCTCGACGCCTGGGCCGCGGACAACGTCCTGTCCTACCTGGACGAGCAGCGCCAGGCCTGCGGCCACGTGCCCGACGACCGCACCATCGTGGTCGAGCGCTTCCGCGACGAGCTGGGCGACTGGCGCGTCGTCGTCCACTCCCCCTTCGGCGCCCAGGTGCACGCCCCCTGGGCGCTGGCGCTGGCCGGCCGGCTCAGCGAGCGCTACGGCATGGACGCGCAGGTCATGCACGCCGACGACGGCATCGTGCTGCGCCTGCCCGACGCCGACCTGATGGGGCTGGACCTGCTCGACGGCGACCTGGCCCGGCAGGGCACGGAGTACGACACCGAGCAGTCCCCCGTCGGAGCCACCGACGTCGTCTTCGACAAGGGCGAGGTCGACCGCGTCGTCACCGACCAGGTGGGCGGCTCGGCCCTGTTCGCCTCCCGCTTCCGCGAATGCGCGGCCCGCGCCCTCCTGCTCCCGCGCCGCAATCCCGGTAAGCGCACACCGCTGTGGCAGCAGCGCCAGCGCGCCTCCCAGCTCCTCCAGGTGGCCGGCGAGTTCGGCTCCTTCCCGATCGTCCTGGAAGCCGTCCGCGAATGCCTCCAGGACGTCTTCGACGTGCCCGGCCTGACCGAGCTGATGGGCGATATCGAGGCCCGCCGGGTCCGGCTGGTCGAGGTGACCACCCCGGAGCCCTCCCCCTTCGCCCGCTCGCTGCTCTTCGGCTACGTCGCCCAGTTCCTCTACGAGGGCGACTCCCCGCTCGCCGAGCGGCGGGCCGCCGCGCTCTCCCTGGACTCCCGGCTCCTGGCCGAACTGCTGGGCCAGGCCGAGCTGCGCGAGCTCCTCGACCCCGAGGTGCTGACCGAGCTGGAGCGCGAGCTCCAGTGGCTGACCGAGGACCGCCGGGTCAAGGACGCCGAGGGCGTCGCCGACCTGCTGCGCCTCCTAGGCCCCCTCACCGACGCCGAGCTGGCCGAGCGCGGCGCCGAGCCGCAGTGGGCGCGGGAGCTGGCCGACGCCCGCCGCGCCCTGAGCGTCCGCGTCGCCGGCCGGGACCACTGGGCGGCGATCGAGGACGCCGGCCGGCTCCGCGACGCCCTCGGCACGGCCCTGCCCGTCGGCGTCCCCGAGGCCTTCACCGAGCCCGTCAGGGACCCGCTCGGCGACCTGCTGGCCCGCTTCGCCCGTACGCACGGCCCGTTCACCTCGGCGGAGGCGGCCGCCCGCTTCGGCCTCGGCACCGCGGTCACCGACGGCGCGCTGCACCGCCTGGCGGCCGGCGGCCGCATCGTCCAGGGGGAGTTCCACCCCTCCGGCATCGGCCAGGAGTGGTGCGACGCGGCCGTCCTGCGCAGGCTGCGCCGCCGCTCCCTGGCGGCGCTGCGGCACGAGCTGGAGCCGGTGCCGCCGGCCACGCTCGCCGCGTTCCTCCCCCAGTGGCAGCACGTCGGCTCCCACGGTCTGCGCGGGACCGACGGTCTAGTGCGGGCCGTCGAGCAGCTCCAGGGCGCCCCGGTGCCGGCCTCCGCCCTGGAGAAGCTGGTCCTGCCCGGCCGCGTGACGGACTACTCCCCGGCCATGCTGGACGAGCTCACCGCCTCGGGCGAGGTCGTCTGGGCGGGTGCGGGCGCCCTGCCCGGCAAGGACGGCTGGGTCTCCCTGCTGCTCGCCGACGCCGCGCCCCTGCTGCTGCCCGCCCCGCACCCGCTCGAGTTGTCGCCGGTGCACCAGGCGGTCCTCGACGCCCTCTCCGGCGGCTACGGCCTGTTCTTCCGCCAGATCGCCGAGCGGGTGCGCGCCGCGAGCCCGGTGTTCGAGGACTCCGCCGGCACGGACGCCCAGATCGTCGAGGCGCTGTGGGACCTGGCCTGGTCGGGCCGGCTCACCAACGACACGCTCGCCCCGCTGCGCTCGCTGCTCGGCTCGGGCCGCACGGCCGGCTCCACCGCGCACCGCGCCAGACGCCCGGTGCCGCGCGGGCGCTACGGCGCCGCCCTCACCGCCCGTACGGGCCTGGCCTCGGCGAGCAGGTCCACCGCCTCCCGCGGCGGGCCGCCCACCGTCGCGGGCCGCTGGTCGCTGCTGCCCGAGCGCGAGCCCGACCCCACGCTGCGGGCCCACGCCCTGGCCCGCACGCTGCTCGACCGGCACGGCGTGGTGACCCGCGGTGCCGTGGCCGCCGAGGGCGTGGAGGGCGGCTTCTCCGCGGCCTACCGCGTGCTGTCCGTCTTCGAGGAGAGCGGCCAGGCCCGCCGGGGCTACGTCGTCGAGGGGCTGGGCGCCGCCCAGTTCGCCATGGAGGGCGCGGTCGACCGGCTGCGGGCCGTCGGCACGGCACGCGAGCGGTCCGGCCCGGCCCCCGAGGCCCCCTGGGACCCCCGGCCCGCCGCCCCGCGGGCCACGCGGCGCACGGTCGTGCTGGCCGCCGCCGATCCGGCCAACGCCTACGGCGCCGCCCTGCCCTGGCCCGAGCCGCCCGCCGGGGCCGCCCACAAGCCCGGCCGCAAGGCGGGCTCCCTCGTCGTGCTCCTCGACGGCGCCCTGGCGCTGTACGTCGAGCGCGGCGGGAAGACCGTCCTGGCGTGGCCCCAGCAGGAGGGGGCCGAGACGCCCGGCAGCGACGACCCCGGGCTGCGGGAGGCCGCGGAGGCCCTGGCCTCGGCGGCCCGCGCCGGCGCCCTGGGCACCGTCACCGTCGAGCGGATCAACGGCTCCGCCGCGCTGACCTCGCCCCTGGGCGCCCTGCTGGAGGCAGCGGGCTTCCACGCCACACCGCGGGGGCTGCGGCTGCGCGCGCCCTGA
- a CDS encoding helix-turn-helix domain-containing protein, whose product MILLRRLLGDVLRRQRQRQGRTLREVSSSARVSLGYLSEVERGQKEASSELLSAICDALDVRMSEVMREVSDELSLAELAQSAAASEPVPAPMRPMFNSMSVTSVTGVPGERVTIKAPAEAVDVVAA is encoded by the coding sequence ATGATTCTGCTCCGTCGCCTGCTGGGTGACGTGCTGCGTCGGCAGCGCCAACGCCAGGGCCGCACTCTGCGCGAGGTCTCCTCGTCGGCCCGGGTCTCGCTCGGATATCTCTCCGAGGTCGAGCGCGGGCAGAAAGAGGCGTCCTCCGAGCTTCTCTCCGCAATCTGCGACGCTCTGGACGTTCGGATGTCCGAGGTCATGCGTGAGGTGAGTGACGAGCTGTCGCTTGCCGAGCTGGCGCAGTCGGCGGCGGCGAGCGAGCCGGTACCCGCGCCGATGCGGCCGATGTTCAATTCGATGTCCGTCACCTCGGTGACGGGCGTTCCGGGGGAGCGCGTGACCATCAAGGCCCCAGCGGAGGCTGTGGACGTGGTCGCGGCCTGA
- a CDS encoding CinA family protein, with amino-acid sequence MGGSRADEVLAALLERGQSVAAAESLTGGLVAAELTTAPGASRAVRGSVTAYATEVKCDVLGVDEGLLAQRGAVDGEVARQMARGVRTLLRADWGLATTGVAGPERQDGKDVGTVFVAVAGPGGSSSVQELSLNGDRVGIRAESVRAVLALLLRELAGNAGAKDTEQNGGN; translated from the coding sequence GTGGGCGGCAGCCGGGCCGACGAGGTGCTCGCGGCGCTGCTGGAGCGGGGCCAGTCGGTGGCCGCCGCGGAGTCGCTCACGGGCGGCCTGGTGGCCGCCGAGCTCACCACGGCCCCGGGTGCCTCCCGCGCCGTGCGCGGCTCGGTCACCGCCTACGCCACCGAGGTCAAGTGCGACGTCCTGGGCGTGGACGAGGGGCTCCTCGCACAGCGCGGGGCCGTCGACGGCGAGGTGGCGCGGCAGATGGCGCGCGGGGTGCGGACGCTGCTGCGCGCCGACTGGGGTCTGGCCACGACCGGCGTCGCCGGCCCCGAGCGGCAGGACGGCAAGGACGTCGGCACGGTCTTCGTGGCCGTCGCCGGGCCGGGCGGCTCGTCTTCCGTCCAGGAGCTGTCACTGAACGGCGACCGGGTGGGTATCCGAGCGGAAAGCGTACGGGCGGTCCTCGCGCTGCTCCTGCGCGAACTGGCAGGGAACGCGGGGGCAAAGGATACGGAACAGAACGGGGGGAATTGA
- the rimO gene encoding 30S ribosomal protein S12 methylthiotransferase RimO, with the protein MPERRTVALVTLGCARNEVDSEELAGRLAADGWDLVEDAADADVAVVNTCGFVEAAKKDSVDALLEANDLKDHGRTQAVVAVGCMAERYGKELAEALPEADGVLGFDDYADISDRLQTILSGGVHASHTPRDRRKLLPISPAERQGAGEAGTVALPGHAQDTPPADLPDGVAPASGPRAPLRRRLGTSPVASVKLASGCDRRCSFCAIPSFRGSFISRRPSDVLGETRWLAEQGVKEIMLVSENNTSYGKDLGDIRLLETLLPELAAVDGLERIRVSYLQPAEMRPGLIDVLTSTEKVAPYFDLSFQHSAPGVLRAMRRFGDTERFLELLETIRAKAPQAGARSNFIVGFPGETEEDVAELERFLTGARLDAIGVFGYSDEDGTEAATYEDKLDPEVVAERLARVSRLAEELTAQRAEERVGETIEVLVDRVDDEDGVIGRAAHQAPETDGQVTLTTAGGIETAPAPGRMVVAKVVASEGVDLVAEPLGSGGGCTEEAGR; encoded by the coding sequence ATGCCCGAACGCCGTACCGTCGCTCTTGTCACACTTGGCTGCGCCCGTAACGAGGTGGACTCGGAGGAGCTGGCAGGCCGCTTGGCGGCGGATGGCTGGGACCTCGTCGAGGACGCCGCCGACGCCGACGTGGCCGTCGTCAACACCTGCGGCTTCGTCGAAGCCGCCAAGAAGGATTCCGTCGACGCCCTCCTGGAGGCCAACGACCTCAAGGACCACGGCCGCACCCAGGCCGTGGTCGCCGTCGGCTGCATGGCCGAGCGGTACGGCAAGGAGCTCGCCGAAGCCCTGCCGGAGGCCGACGGCGTGCTCGGCTTCGACGACTACGCCGACATCTCCGACCGCCTCCAGACCATCCTGTCCGGCGGTGTCCACGCCTCCCACACGCCCCGCGACCGGCGCAAGCTGCTGCCGATCAGCCCGGCGGAGCGGCAGGGTGCCGGCGAGGCCGGCACGGTCGCCCTGCCCGGCCACGCGCAGGACACCCCGCCAGCCGACCTGCCGGACGGTGTGGCCCCCGCGTCCGGGCCCCGCGCGCCGCTGCGCCGCAGACTCGGCACCAGCCCCGTCGCCTCCGTGAAGCTCGCCTCCGGCTGCGACCGGCGCTGCTCCTTCTGCGCCATCCCCTCCTTCCGCGGCTCCTTCATCTCGCGCCGTCCCTCCGACGTGCTCGGCGAGACGCGCTGGCTCGCGGAGCAGGGCGTGAAGGAGATCATGCTGGTCTCCGAGAACAACACCTCGTACGGCAAGGACCTCGGCGACATCCGCCTGCTGGAGACCCTGCTTCCGGAGCTGGCGGCCGTCGACGGCCTGGAGCGCATCCGGGTCAGCTACCTCCAGCCCGCCGAGATGCGGCCCGGCCTGATCGACGTGCTGACCTCGACCGAGAAGGTCGCCCCCTACTTCGACCTGTCCTTCCAGCACTCCGCGCCCGGCGTGCTGCGCGCCATGCGCCGCTTCGGCGACACCGAGCGCTTCCTGGAGCTCCTGGAGACCATCCGCGCCAAGGCCCCGCAGGCCGGCGCCCGCTCCAACTTCATCGTCGGCTTCCCCGGTGAGACCGAGGAGGACGTCGCCGAGCTCGAGCGCTTCCTGACGGGTGCGCGCCTGGACGCCATCGGCGTCTTCGGCTACTCCGACGAGGACGGCACCGAGGCGGCCACGTACGAGGACAAGCTCGACCCCGAGGTCGTCGCCGAGCGGCTGGCGCGGGTCTCCCGGCTCGCCGAGGAGCTGACCGCCCAGCGCGCCGAGGAGCGTGTCGGTGAGACGATCGAAGTACTGGTCGACCGCGTGGACGACGAGGACGGGGTGATCGGCCGGGCCGCCCACCAGGCGCCCGAGACCGATGGCCAGGTCACGCTCACCACGGCGGGCGGCATCGAGACCGCACCGGCTCCCGGCCGTATGGTCGTGGCCAAGGTGGTGGCGAGCGAGGGCGTGGACCTCGTCGCCGAGCCGCTGGGGAGCGGGGGCGGGTGTACCGAGGAGGCGGGCAGATGA
- a CDS encoding Dps family protein — protein MSVVKSPLSEQDRKIVGDSLQGALVDLVDLSLVAKQVHWTVVGPRFRSVHLQLDDVVASARKHADTVAERASALGITPDGRAETVAKTSGIGAVGGGWTKDTEAVRTLVEALGAVITRMRERVQATADPDPVTQDLLIGLTGDLEKHHWMFQAENA, from the coding sequence ATGTCTGTCGTCAAGAGCCCGCTGTCGGAGCAGGACCGCAAGATCGTGGGTGATTCCCTCCAGGGGGCGCTCGTCGATCTGGTCGACCTTTCCCTCGTAGCCAAACAGGTCCACTGGACGGTCGTCGGCCCGCGTTTCCGCTCCGTCCACCTCCAGCTCGACGACGTCGTCGCCAGTGCCCGCAAGCACGCGGACACGGTGGCCGAACGCGCCTCGGCCCTGGGCATCACGCCGGACGGGCGAGCTGAGACGGTCGCCAAGACCAGTGGCATCGGCGCGGTCGGAGGCGGCTGGACGAAGGACACGGAGGCGGTGCGGACGCTGGTCGAGGCGCTGGGCGCCGTGATCACGCGGATGCGCGAGCGCGTCCAGGCGACGGCCGACCCGGACCCGGTCACCCAGGACCTGCTCATCGGCCTCACGGGCGACCTGGAGAAGCACCACTGGATGTTCCAGGCCGAGAACGCCTGA
- the pgsA gene encoding CDP-diacylglycerol--glycerol-3-phosphate 3-phosphatidyltransferase — MSGLPASAAGGPAPTKGVRPAGLWNIANILTMVRLLLVPGFVLLMMHGGGYDPAWRSFAWAAFAVAMITDLFDGHLARTYNLVTDFGKIADPIADKAIMGAALICLSALDDLPWWVTGVILFREIGITAMRFWVIRIGVIPASRGGKMKTLAQGVGVGMYILPLVGPLATLRFWVMAVAVALTVLTGLDYVKQAFQLRRAGRAGGSGR, encoded by the coding sequence ATGAGCGGACTCCCGGCCTCCGCCGCGGGAGGCCCGGCTCCGACCAAGGGCGTGCGGCCGGCCGGATTGTGGAACATCGCCAACATCCTCACCATGGTGCGGCTGCTGCTGGTGCCGGGCTTCGTCCTGCTGATGATGCACGGCGGCGGCTACGACCCGGCCTGGCGCTCGTTCGCCTGGGCGGCGTTCGCCGTGGCCATGATCACCGATCTCTTCGACGGTCACCTAGCGCGCACGTACAACCTGGTCACCGACTTCGGCAAGATCGCCGACCCCATCGCCGACAAGGCGATCATGGGCGCCGCCCTGATCTGCCTGTCCGCCCTGGACGACCTGCCCTGGTGGGTGACGGGCGTGATCCTCTTCCGCGAGATCGGCATCACGGCGATGCGGTTCTGGGTCATCCGGATCGGCGTGATCCCGGCGAGCCGCGGCGGGAAGATGAAGACGCTGGCGCAGGGCGTGGGCGTGGGCATGTACATCCTGCCGCTGGTCGGTCCGCTGGCCACCTTGCGCTTCTGGGTGATGGCGGTCGCCGTGGCGTTGACCGTCTTGACGGGACTCGACTACGTCAAGCAGGCCTTCCAGCTGCGCCGGGCAGGGCGGGCCGGAGGGTCCGGACGGTGA